From a region of the Nocardioides ginsengisegetis genome:
- the argS gene encoding arginine--tRNA ligase, with amino-acid sequence MTPEQLSATIVDALTTLSDEGAISLPDGVPATVTVERPRQKGHGDYATNVALQLAKKAGMPPRDFATIVHDRLVQTDGIDGVEIAGPGFLNISVSAGSQGRVAAEVAAAGATYGSSGVFAGEKINLEFVSANPTGPLHLGGTRWAAVGDALGRIFEFTGADVTREYYFNDHGAQIDRFSRSLLASARGEGVPEDGYGGDYIHEIAKAVVDQRPDAVDLPDEEANEVFRQVGVTMMFAEIKQDLHDFGVDFDVYFHEDDLHRSGAVDKAIQRLTELGNTYEQDGALWLVTEKYGDDKDRVIVRSNGQPAYLSGDLAYYLDKRERGFERCFIMLGADHHGYVGRMNAMCAAFGDEPGRNLEILIGQMVNLLKDGQPMRMSKRAGTVISMNDLVDAIGKDASRYVLARYTSDTNIDIDLDLWAKASNDNPVYYVQYAHARVSSILRNAADLGLAPAHGDDFDPGLLAHEKEGDLLRALAEFPRVVASAAELREPHRVARYLEDTAGIYHRFYDNCRVLPMGDEEPSDLHRARLLLIEATRTVLANGLGLLGVSAPERM; translated from the coding sequence GTGACTCCCGAGCAGCTCTCCGCGACCATCGTCGACGCCCTGACGACCCTCTCCGACGAGGGGGCGATCAGCCTGCCGGACGGAGTGCCGGCGACGGTGACGGTGGAGCGACCCCGGCAGAAGGGTCACGGCGACTACGCCACCAACGTGGCGTTGCAGCTGGCCAAGAAGGCCGGGATGCCGCCGCGCGACTTCGCCACGATCGTCCACGACCGGCTGGTGCAGACCGACGGCATCGACGGCGTCGAGATCGCCGGGCCGGGCTTCCTCAACATCTCGGTGTCGGCCGGGTCGCAGGGCCGGGTCGCGGCCGAGGTCGCGGCCGCGGGGGCGACGTACGGCTCGAGCGGGGTGTTCGCGGGCGAGAAGATCAACCTCGAGTTCGTCTCGGCCAACCCGACCGGCCCGCTCCACCTCGGCGGGACCCGCTGGGCCGCGGTCGGCGACGCGCTCGGCCGGATCTTCGAGTTCACCGGTGCCGACGTCACCCGCGAGTACTACTTCAACGACCACGGCGCCCAGATCGACCGGTTCTCCCGGTCGCTGCTGGCCAGTGCCCGCGGCGAGGGCGTCCCCGAGGACGGCTACGGCGGTGACTACATCCACGAGATCGCCAAGGCGGTCGTGGACCAGCGCCCCGACGCCGTCGACCTGCCCGACGAGGAGGCCAACGAGGTCTTCCGCCAGGTCGGCGTGACCATGATGTTCGCCGAGATCAAGCAGGACCTCCACGACTTCGGCGTCGACTTCGACGTCTACTTCCACGAGGACGACCTGCACCGGAGCGGCGCGGTCGACAAGGCGATCCAGCGGCTGACCGAGCTCGGCAACACCTACGAGCAGGACGGCGCCCTGTGGCTGGTCACCGAGAAGTACGGCGACGACAAGGACCGCGTCATCGTCCGCTCCAACGGGCAGCCGGCCTACCTGTCCGGCGACCTGGCCTACTACCTCGACAAGCGCGAGCGCGGCTTCGAGCGCTGCTTCATCATGCTCGGGGCCGACCACCACGGCTACGTCGGCCGGATGAACGCCATGTGCGCGGCCTTCGGTGACGAGCCGGGCCGCAACCTGGAGATCCTGATCGGGCAGATGGTCAACCTGCTCAAGGACGGTCAGCCGATGCGGATGTCCAAGCGGGCGGGCACCGTCATCTCCATGAACGACCTCGTCGACGCCATCGGCAAGGACGCCTCGCGCTACGTGCTGGCGCGCTACACCAGCGACACCAACATCGACATCGACCTCGACCTCTGGGCGAAGGCGAGCAACGACAACCCCGTCTACTACGTCCAGTACGCCCACGCCCGGGTCTCCTCGATCCTGCGCAACGCCGCCGACCTGGGCCTGGCGCCCGCCCATGGTGACGACTTCGACCCCGGCCTCCTGGCCCACGAGAAGGAGGGCGACCTCCTGCGCGCCCTCGCGGAGTTCCCGCGGGTCGTCGCCAGCGCCGCCGAGCTGCGCGAGCCGCACCGCGTTGCCCGCTACCTCGAGGACACGGCCGGGATCTACCACCGCTTCTACGACAACTGCCGCGTGCTGCCGATGGGCGACGAGGAGCCCAGTGACCTGCACCGCGCCCGGCTCCTGCTCATCGAGGCCACCCGCACCGTGCTCGCCAACGGCCTCGGCCTGCTCGGTGTCTCCGCCCCGGAGCGGATGTGA
- a CDS encoding choice-of-anchor P family protein — protein sequence MTTSMRRAVAASAALAAALAGALAGGTPAEAHHGSDGTTGKPMPTNFGFKGDVFGVKLLLENVEQRSVKDAYAQQRCTRYAGREVVKSSTAAVPDNPLINVSATTSRTRTYRDADTGTYGVRGSSAISDVEIGGDVGGQQTPTISIKGFTTSSDAFHSAKGFGHREALDFASFQIAHLSDSVPVPPELQDLLDAIDSTTGDVVGQVIDVLQSANTPIEIPGLGSISLGTNKGSTGSHFAISESYALKINVDANGQNQTLQLGRARTRIGSPTPGGVFRSIAMGMDAYALNNTLHLGNIQQRSIPCEGTGGKVKHQHVDSASLALGVIVNLTGIDYRFKGDQNADGTASGFTSSHIDKVEIPAVNLELDDVNGKVAVDHRHRTGAVGRTITFSVGKILVNGEEQPVPAPGKSLTFQGGVIETRIVKSNFYGSEVHAVRVTLTDFDSVLDFGWAAAHVFPR from the coding sequence GTGACGACATCGATGAGGCGCGCGGTGGCTGCGTCGGCCGCCCTGGCCGCTGCCCTGGCGGGCGCCCTGGCCGGCGGCACCCCCGCGGAGGCCCACCACGGGAGCGACGGCACGACGGGCAAGCCGATGCCGACCAACTTCGGGTTCAAGGGCGACGTGTTCGGCGTGAAGCTCCTGCTGGAGAACGTCGAGCAGCGCTCGGTCAAGGACGCCTACGCCCAGCAGCGCTGCACGCGCTACGCCGGCCGCGAGGTCGTGAAGAGCTCCACCGCCGCCGTCCCGGACAACCCGCTCATCAACGTCTCGGCCACGACCAGCCGCACGCGGACCTACCGCGACGCCGACACCGGCACGTACGGCGTCCGCGGCTCCAGCGCCATCTCCGACGTGGAGATCGGGGGCGACGTGGGCGGCCAGCAGACCCCCACCATCTCCATCAAGGGCTTCACCACCAGCTCCGACGCCTTCCACTCCGCGAAGGGGTTCGGGCACCGGGAGGCGCTGGACTTCGCCAGCTTCCAGATCGCCCACCTCTCCGACTCCGTCCCCGTCCCGCCGGAGCTCCAGGACCTGCTCGACGCGATCGACAGCACCACCGGCGACGTGGTCGGCCAGGTCATCGACGTGCTCCAGAGCGCCAACACCCCCATCGAGATCCCCGGGCTGGGCAGCATCTCGCTGGGCACCAACAAGGGCAGCACCGGGTCGCACTTCGCCATCTCGGAGAGCTACGCCCTCAAGATCAACGTCGACGCCAACGGCCAGAACCAGACCCTCCAGCTCGGTCGCGCCCGCACCCGCATCGGCAGCCCGACCCCGGGCGGGGTGTTCCGCTCCATCGCGATGGGCATGGACGCCTACGCGCTGAACAACACCCTGCACCTGGGCAACATCCAGCAGCGCTCCATCCCGTGCGAGGGCACCGGCGGCAAGGTCAAGCACCAGCACGTCGACTCGGCCTCGCTGGCCCTGGGCGTGATCGTCAACCTGACCGGCATCGACTACCGGTTCAAGGGCGACCAGAACGCCGACGGCACGGCCAGCGGCTTCACCTCCAGCCACATCGACAAGGTCGAGATCCCGGCGGTCAACCTCGAGCTCGACGACGTCAACGGCAAGGTCGCGGTCGACCACCGGCACCGCACCGGCGCGGTCGGGCGGACGATCACCTTCAGCGTCGGCAAGATCCTGGTCAACGGCGAGGAGCAGCCGGTCCCGGCCCCCGGCAAGTCACTGACCTTCCAGGGCGGCGTGATCGAGACCCGGATCGTGAAGAGCAACTTCTACGGCTCCGAGGTGCACGCCGTGCGCGTGACCCTGACCGACTTCGACTCGGTCCTCGACTTCGGGTGGGCGGCGGCGCACGTCTTCCCCCGGTGA
- a CDS encoding homoserine dehydrogenase, giving the protein MRDGKPLKVAVLGCGSVGSQVVRLLGEQSGDLAARVGAPVELVGVAVRRLDAAREVEVPEGLLTTDAAGLVARADVDLVVEVIGGIEPARSLILSALENGASVVTANKALLAEDGPTLFEAAEKAGRDLYYEAAVAGAIPILRPLRESLAGDKVTRVLGIVNGTTNFILDKMDSSGAGFTEALEEAQELGYAEADPTADVEGFDAAAKAAILASLAFHSRVTANDVYREGISEVTAADVQSAREMGSVVKLLAICELKDDAVAVRVHPAMIPRSHPLASVREAYNAVFVESQAAGQLMFYGPGAGGSPTASAVLGDLVTVARNRLANTRGAGESAYADRAVLPMGETLTRYHVAIDVADKAGVLAAVALAFAEHGVSIQTVRQEGRGDEAQLVVVSHEATDAQLSSTVEHLRGMDMVREVTSVMRVEGDQE; this is encoded by the coding sequence GTGAGGGACGGCAAACCGCTCAAGGTGGCGGTGCTCGGGTGCGGCTCGGTGGGTTCGCAGGTGGTGCGGCTGCTCGGTGAGCAGTCCGGCGACCTGGCGGCCCGGGTCGGTGCTCCGGTCGAGCTGGTCGGCGTCGCCGTACGCCGGCTCGACGCGGCGCGCGAGGTCGAGGTGCCCGAGGGCCTGCTGACGACCGACGCGGCCGGGCTGGTCGCCCGGGCCGACGTCGACCTGGTCGTCGAGGTGATCGGCGGCATCGAGCCGGCGCGCTCGCTGATCCTCTCCGCGCTCGAGAACGGCGCGAGCGTGGTCACGGCCAACAAGGCGCTGCTCGCCGAGGACGGCCCCACGCTGTTCGAGGCCGCCGAGAAGGCGGGGCGCGACCTCTACTACGAGGCCGCCGTCGCCGGTGCGATCCCGATCCTGCGGCCGCTGCGCGAGTCGCTGGCCGGGGACAAGGTCACCCGGGTGCTCGGCATCGTCAACGGCACCACCAACTTCATCCTCGACAAGATGGACAGCTCGGGGGCCGGCTTCACCGAGGCGCTCGAGGAGGCCCAGGAGCTCGGCTACGCGGAGGCAGACCCGACCGCCGACGTCGAGGGCTTCGACGCCGCCGCCAAGGCCGCCATCCTCGCGTCGCTGGCGTTCCACTCGCGCGTGACGGCCAACGACGTCTACCGCGAGGGCATCTCCGAGGTCACCGCCGCCGACGTGCAGTCGGCGCGCGAGATGGGCTCGGTCGTGAAGCTGCTCGCCATCTGCGAGCTCAAGGACGACGCCGTCGCCGTGCGCGTGCACCCCGCGATGATCCCGCGCTCGCACCCGCTCGCGTCGGTGCGTGAGGCCTACAACGCGGTCTTCGTGGAGTCGCAGGCCGCCGGACAGCTGATGTTCTACGGCCCCGGAGCGGGCGGCTCGCCCACGGCCTCGGCCGTGCTCGGTGACCTGGTCACCGTCGCGCGCAACCGCCTCGCGAACACCCGCGGCGCCGGTGAGTCGGCGTACGCCGACCGGGCGGTGCTGCCGATGGGGGAGACCCTCACCCGCTACCACGTGGCGATCGACGTCGCCGACAAGGCCGGTGTGCTGGCTGCCGTCGCGCTCGCGTTCGCCGAGCACGGCGTGTCGATCCAGACGGTGCGCCAGGAGGGCCGGGGCGACGAGGCCCAGCTGGTGGTGGTCTCCCACGAGGCCACCGACGCCCAGCTCAGCTCCACGGTCGAGCACCTGCGCGGCATGGACATGGTGCGCGAGGTCACCTCGGTGATGCGCGTCGAGGGGGACCAGGAATGA
- a CDS encoding LCP family protein, whose product MTPLRKRYPRALRTLTVGLVLAVAALVVPDSAVKSTEIELVKVHQASGVDLSPDVVWILAVGSDARPGEDMTHTRGDALQLIGMNTRTGAAAAIGVPRDSWVDIPGHGHDKINASLYYGGPELLGQTVGNLVGIQPDYVFVTRFKYFIAMVRDIGGIEVDNPIAFDDTYLKPRGFRAGRIHLGGYDAMAFSRIRHNLIRGDFDRSANQQRVLRGIQAKVRARSHERGFMERGVLSVMAHLHTGLPPAELFRLGQAMAQVDPHKITTCVVQGGIGNIGGASVVLPFTSQARMFGDEARADATLEHC is encoded by the coding sequence ATGACCCCGCTCCGCAAGCGCTACCCCCGCGCGCTGCGCACGCTCACCGTGGGCCTGGTGCTCGCCGTCGCCGCGCTGGTGGTGCCGGACTCGGCGGTGAAGTCCACCGAGATCGAGCTCGTGAAGGTGCACCAGGCCTCGGGCGTGGACCTGAGCCCCGACGTGGTGTGGATCCTCGCCGTGGGATCCGACGCCCGGCCCGGCGAGGACATGACCCACACGCGCGGCGACGCGCTCCAGCTGATCGGGATGAACACCAGGACGGGTGCGGCCGCGGCGATCGGCGTACCCCGTGACTCCTGGGTCGACATCCCGGGCCACGGCCACGACAAGATCAACGCCTCGCTCTACTACGGCGGTCCCGAGCTCCTCGGGCAGACGGTCGGCAACCTGGTGGGCATCCAGCCCGACTACGTGTTCGTGACCCGGTTCAAGTACTTCATCGCGATGGTGCGCGACATCGGCGGCATCGAGGTGGACAACCCCATCGCCTTCGACGACACCTACCTCAAGCCGCGCGGCTTCAGGGCGGGGCGGATCCACCTCGGCGGGTACGACGCCATGGCGTTCTCGCGGATCCGGCACAACCTGATCCGCGGCGACTTCGACCGCTCGGCCAACCAGCAGCGGGTGCTGCGCGGCATCCAGGCCAAGGTCCGTGCCCGATCCCACGAGCGGGGCTTCATGGAGCGCGGCGTGTTGTCGGTGATGGCGCACCTGCACACCGGTCTCCCGCCCGCCGAGCTCTTCCGGCTCGGCCAGGCGATGGCCCAGGTCGACCCGCACAAGATCACGACCTGTGTCGTGCAGGGCGGCATCGGCAACATCGGCGGCGCCAGCGTGGTGCTGCCCTTCACGAGCCAGGCACGGATGTTCGGCGACGAGGCCCGCGCCGACGCCACGCTCGAGCACTGCTGA
- the thrC gene encoding threonine synthase, whose translation MTRTHQWRGVIEEYRHLLEIPEGTPAVTLREGGTPLVHSEWLSGLTGAEVWLKVEGDNPTGSFKDRGMTAAISVAKHDGAEAVVCASTGNTSASMAAYAAKAGLKPLVLVPEGKIAAGKMAQAILHGAQVIMVRGNFDDCLGIAKGLAWDYPVALVNSVNPVRLQGQKTAAFEIVDFLGDAPDFHLLPVGNAGNISAYWLGYQQYADLGLATRRPVMRGFQAEGASPLVTGEPFPDPETKATAIRIGNPASWKLAEAARDESGGRFAAVTDDQILAAQRDLASHDGVFVEPASAAGVAGLLQELAHGESYAGTSVVITVTGHGLKDTATALEGLAGSGQRIVDTVCDADVASAARAAGLA comes from the coding sequence GTGACCCGGACCCACCAGTGGCGGGGCGTCATCGAGGAGTACCGCCACCTCCTCGAGATCCCCGAGGGCACGCCCGCCGTCACCCTCCGTGAGGGCGGCACCCCGCTCGTCCACTCCGAGTGGCTCTCCGGCCTGACCGGGGCCGAGGTGTGGCTCAAGGTCGAGGGCGACAACCCGACCGGGTCGTTCAAGGACCGCGGCATGACCGCGGCCATCTCGGTGGCCAAGCACGACGGTGCCGAGGCCGTGGTGTGCGCCTCGACCGGCAACACGTCAGCGTCGATGGCGGCCTACGCCGCCAAGGCCGGCCTCAAGCCGCTCGTGCTCGTGCCCGAGGGCAAGATCGCGGCCGGCAAGATGGCCCAGGCGATCCTGCACGGCGCCCAGGTGATCATGGTGCGCGGCAACTTCGACGACTGCCTCGGCATCGCCAAGGGGCTGGCCTGGGACTACCCGGTCGCCCTGGTCAACTCCGTCAACCCGGTCCGGCTCCAGGGCCAGAAGACGGCCGCCTTCGAGATCGTCGACTTCCTCGGCGACGCCCCCGACTTCCACCTGCTGCCCGTGGGCAACGCCGGCAACATCTCGGCGTACTGGCTCGGCTACCAGCAGTACGCCGACCTCGGGCTCGCGACCCGGCGGCCGGTGATGCGCGGCTTCCAGGCCGAGGGCGCCTCGCCGCTGGTCACGGGAGAGCCCTTTCCGGACCCCGAGACCAAGGCCACCGCGATCCGGATCGGCAACCCGGCGTCGTGGAAGCTCGCCGAGGCGGCGCGCGACGAGTCGGGCGGTCGGTTCGCGGCCGTGACCGACGACCAGATCCTCGCGGCCCAGCGTGACCTCGCCTCCCACGACGGCGTCTTCGTCGAGCCGGCCTCCGCGGCCGGCGTCGCGGGGCTGCTGCAGGAGCTCGCCCACGGGGAGTCCTACGCCGGCACCTCGGTGGTCATCACGGTCACCGGGCACGGGCTGAAGGACACCGCCACCGCGCTCGAGGGCCTCGCCGGCAGCGGCCAGCGCATCGTCGACACCGTGTGCGACGCCGACGTGGCTTCCGCCGCCCGCGCGGCCGGGCTCGCCTGA
- the rho gene encoding transcription termination factor Rho: protein MTETIESTTAASGDAPKKRGGGLNSMLIADLKSMAGSMGIPGAGAMKKAQLVEAIKAAQGGGAARPAREKAADKPNDKPNDKAPEKAPEKAPEKAPEAPEKAAEQPAEKPAEQRQERQERRQQNQDDQQGGRARGDRQQDRQQQDRQDRQQGGQQQDRQVRNQDRQQDRQQQDRQQGNQPGGQQQGGQPQGEEGEGRRNRRRRGRDRDRTGGGNRPGGAPGQRSEPDTTILEDDVLVPAAGILDVLDNYAFVRTSGYLPGADDVYVSLSMVRKLGLRRGDAIVGQVRQPREGESRAKFNPMVQIDSVNGADPEASKGRVEFAKLTPLYPSERLRLETEPTNLIGRVIDIAAPIGKGQRGLIVSPAKAGKTMIMQSIANSITTNNPECHLMVVLVDERPEEVTDFERSVKGEVISSTFDRPAADHTMVAELAIERAKRLVELGHDVVVLLDGITRLGRAYNLAAPASGRILSGGVDSAALYPPKRFFGAARNIENGGSLTILATALIESGSKMDEVIFEEFKGTGNMEIRLRRDFADKRLFPAIDAVQSGTRREELLMSKEELAIVWKLRRVLSGLDGQQALELLLERLKKSHTNIEFLMQVQKTTPTTGGGDD from the coding sequence GTGACGGAAACCATCGAATCCACCACCGCAGCCTCCGGGGACGCCCCGAAGAAGCGCGGTGGCGGACTCAACTCCATGCTCATCGCCGACCTGAAGTCGATGGCCGGCAGCATGGGGATCCCCGGTGCGGGCGCCATGAAGAAGGCGCAGCTCGTCGAGGCGATCAAGGCCGCCCAGGGTGGCGGCGCGGCGCGCCCGGCCCGCGAGAAGGCGGCCGACAAGCCCAACGACAAGCCCAACGACAAGGCGCCCGAGAAGGCGCCCGAGAAGGCGCCCGAGAAGGCGCCGGAGGCACCCGAGAAGGCGGCTGAGCAGCCGGCAGAGAAGCCCGCCGAGCAGCGCCAGGAGCGCCAGGAGCGCCGCCAGCAGAACCAGGACGACCAGCAGGGTGGCCGCGCTCGCGGTGACCGGCAGCAGGACCGCCAGCAGCAGGACCGGCAGGACCGTCAGCAGGGCGGCCAGCAGCAGGACCGCCAGGTCCGCAACCAGGACCGGCAGCAGGACCGCCAGCAGCAGGACCGCCAGCAGGGCAACCAGCCCGGTGGCCAGCAGCAGGGCGGCCAGCCGCAGGGCGAGGAGGGCGAGGGCCGTCGCAACCGGCGTCGCCGAGGCCGCGACCGGGACCGCACCGGCGGCGGCAACCGCCCCGGCGGCGCCCCCGGCCAGCGCAGCGAGCCCGACACCACGATCCTCGAGGACGACGTCCTCGTGCCGGCCGCGGGCATCCTCGACGTGCTGGACAACTACGCGTTCGTGCGGACCAGCGGCTACCTCCCCGGTGCCGACGACGTCTACGTGTCGCTCTCGATGGTGCGCAAGCTCGGCCTCCGCCGCGGTGACGCCATCGTCGGCCAGGTGCGCCAGCCCCGCGAGGGTGAGAGCCGGGCCAAGTTCAACCCGATGGTGCAGATCGACAGCGTCAACGGCGCCGACCCCGAGGCCAGCAAGGGCCGCGTGGAGTTCGCCAAGCTGACCCCGCTCTACCCCTCGGAGCGGCTGCGCCTCGAGACCGAGCCGACCAACCTGATCGGCCGGGTCATCGACATCGCCGCCCCGATCGGCAAGGGGCAGCGTGGCCTGATCGTGTCCCCGGCCAAGGCCGGCAAGACGATGATCATGCAGTCGATCGCCAACTCGATCACCACCAACAACCCCGAGTGCCACCTCATGGTCGTGCTCGTCGACGAGCGCCCCGAGGAGGTCACCGACTTCGAGCGCTCGGTCAAGGGTGAGGTCATCTCCTCGACGTTCGACCGGCCGGCCGCCGACCACACGATGGTCGCCGAGCTCGCGATCGAGCGCGCCAAGCGGCTCGTCGAGCTGGGGCACGACGTGGTCGTGCTCCTCGACGGCATCACCCGCCTGGGCCGCGCCTACAACCTGGCCGCCCCGGCCAGCGGCCGGATCCTGTCCGGTGGCGTCGACTCGGCGGCGCTCTACCCGCCGAAGCGGTTCTTCGGTGCCGCCCGCAACATCGAGAACGGCGGCTCGCTGACGATCCTGGCCACCGCGCTCATCGAGAGCGGCTCGAAGATGGACGAGGTGATCTTCGAGGAGTTCAAGGGCACCGGCAACATGGAGATCCGCCTGCGTCGCGACTTCGCGGACAAGCGCCTCTTCCCGGCCATCGACGCCGTCCAGTCGGGCACGCGTCGCGAGGAGCTCCTGATGAGCAAGGAGGAGCTCGCCATCGTCTGGAAGCTCCGCCGGGTGCTCTCCGGGCTCGACGGCCAGCAGGCGCTCGAGCTGCTGCTGGAGCGCCTGAAGAAGTCGCACACCAACATCGAGTTCCTGATGCAGGTGCAGAAGACGACGCCCACCACGGGCGGTGGCGACGACTGA
- the thrB gene encoding homoserine kinase, with protein sequence MVTFVSGPVRVSVPATSANLGPGFDSLGLALDLRDELEAEVTAGGLAVEVSGVGADEVPRDESHLVVRSMRAAFAEMGAEPAGLRLACTNVIPHARGLGSSSAAIVAGVCLARALVAGGTLLMDDDAVFRLAARIEGHPDNVAPAFHGGFVISGQEDGEFYAVASSVDPRVAAVVFVPPTPVSTEVARGLLPAEVPHADAAADAGRTALLVAALAGQPEHLHRATRDYLHQDYRRPAMPESLALVDLLRGEGHAAIVSGAGPTVLVFTEGQESGAAADLVARCPEGWAVHHLTVDRDGVRVGP encoded by the coding sequence ATGGTGACCTTCGTCAGCGGCCCGGTCCGCGTCTCGGTCCCCGCGACCTCGGCCAACCTCGGCCCCGGCTTCGACTCGCTCGGGCTCGCGCTCGACCTGCGCGACGAGCTCGAGGCCGAGGTCACCGCCGGCGGCCTGGCCGTCGAGGTCTCCGGGGTCGGGGCGGACGAGGTGCCCCGGGACGAGTCGCACCTGGTCGTCCGCTCGATGCGGGCCGCGTTCGCCGAGATGGGCGCCGAGCCTGCCGGCCTGCGGCTGGCCTGCACCAACGTGATCCCGCACGCCCGTGGGCTGGGGTCGTCCTCGGCCGCCATCGTGGCCGGGGTGTGCCTGGCACGGGCCCTGGTCGCCGGCGGCACGCTCCTCATGGACGACGACGCGGTCTTCCGGCTGGCAGCGCGGATCGAGGGGCACCCGGACAACGTGGCACCCGCCTTCCACGGCGGCTTCGTGATCTCGGGACAGGAGGACGGTGAGTTCTACGCCGTGGCGTCGTCGGTCGACCCGCGCGTGGCGGCCGTCGTGTTCGTGCCGCCCACCCCGGTCTCGACCGAGGTGGCGCGCGGACTGCTCCCGGCGGAGGTGCCGCACGCCGACGCCGCAGCCGACGCGGGCAGGACCGCCCTGCTGGTCGCGGCGCTCGCCGGTCAGCCCGAGCACCTCCACCGGGCCACGCGGGACTACCTTCACCAGGACTACCGGCGGCCGGCCATGCCCGAGTCGCTCGCCCTCGTCGACCTGCTCCGCGGGGAGGGGCACGCCGCCATCGTCTCCGGCGCCGGCCCGACTGTGCTGGTCTTCACCGAGGGGCAGGAGTCCGGCGCCGCGGCGGACCTGGTCGCCCGGTGCCCCGAGGGCTGGGCGGTGCACCACCTGACCGTCGACCGGGACGGGGTCCGCGTCGGCCCGTGA
- the lysA gene encoding diaminopimelate decarboxylase, with protein sequence MRAHEAGWAHAEGPKGPSWLRLPADTNELVSHLWSTTATKVDGVLEVGGVALPDLVAEHGSPAYVLDEADFRARAGAFRDAFAAYDVFYAGKAFLSTTTARWVAEEGLCLDVCSGGELTVAERAGFDMSRVGFHGNNKTVAELRRAVRLGVGRVIVDSFGEIERLAAVVTELGATARVMIRVTAGVEAHTHEYIATAHEDQKFGFSITSGDAFAAVRQVQDAPGLELLGLHSHIGSQIFDSSGFEVAARRVLALHARVSEELGVTLPEMDLGGGFGIAYTTQDDPSDPAQLATEMSKIVEHECRALGIPEPHLSIEPGRAIVGPAMCTVYEVGTVKPVALDGGAVRTYVSVDGGMSDNIRTALYDADYSCTLASRSSEAPPVLARVVGKHCEAGDIVVKDEFLPADVAPGDLLAVPGTGAYCRSMASNYNHALRPPVIAVRDGATRVVVRRETEDDLLATDVGDEQ encoded by the coding sequence GTGAGGGCGCACGAGGCCGGCTGGGCGCACGCCGAGGGCCCCAAGGGCCCGTCCTGGCTCCGGCTCCCCGCCGACACCAACGAGCTCGTCAGCCATCTGTGGTCGACCACGGCCACCAAGGTCGACGGCGTCCTCGAGGTCGGCGGAGTGGCCCTGCCGGACCTGGTCGCCGAGCACGGCTCGCCCGCCTACGTCCTGGACGAGGCGGACTTCCGCGCCCGGGCCGGCGCGTTCCGTGACGCGTTCGCGGCGTACGACGTCTTCTACGCGGGCAAGGCGTTCCTCTCCACCACCACGGCCCGCTGGGTCGCGGAGGAGGGGCTCTGCCTCGACGTGTGCTCCGGCGGGGAGCTGACCGTCGCCGAGCGCGCCGGCTTCGACATGTCCCGGGTGGGCTTCCACGGCAACAACAAGACCGTGGCCGAGCTCCGGCGCGCCGTGCGGCTCGGGGTCGGGCGCGTCATCGTCGACTCGTTCGGCGAGATCGAGCGGCTCGCGGCCGTGGTCACCGAGCTCGGGGCCACCGCCCGCGTGATGATCCGCGTGACCGCGGGCGTCGAGGCGCACACCCACGAGTACATCGCGACCGCGCACGAGGACCAGAAGTTCGGCTTCTCGATCACCTCGGGCGACGCGTTCGCGGCCGTCCGGCAGGTCCAGGACGCGCCGGGCCTCGAGCTGCTCGGCCTGCACTCGCACATCGGCTCGCAGATCTTCGACTCCTCCGGCTTCGAGGTCGCCGCCCGCCGGGTGCTCGCGCTGCACGCGCGCGTCTCGGAGGAGCTCGGCGTCACGCTGCCGGAGATGGACCTCGGCGGCGGCTTCGGCATCGCCTACACGACCCAGGACGACCCGTCGGACCCCGCGCAGCTCGCCACGGAGATGAGCAAGATCGTCGAGCACGAGTGCCGGGCGCTGGGCATCCCCGAGCCGCACCTGTCCATCGAGCCCGGCCGCGCGATCGTCGGACCCGCCATGTGCACCGTCTACGAGGTCGGGACCGTCAAGCCGGTCGCCCTCGACGGCGGCGCGGTCCGGACCTACGTGTCGGTCGACGGCGGCATGAGCGACAACATCCGCACCGCGCTGTACGACGCCGACTACTCCTGCACGCTCGCGTCGCGGTCCTCGGAGGCGCCGCCGGTGCTGGCGCGCGTGGTCGGCAAGCACTGCGAGGCCGGCGACATCGTGGTCAAGGACGAGTTCCTGCCCGCCGACGTCGCCCCGGGGGACCTGCTGGCGGTCCCGGGCACGGGTGCCTACTGTCGCTCGATGGCCTCCAACTACAACCACGCGCTCCGGCCCCCGGTGATCGCGGTGCGGGACGGTGCGACGCGGGTCGTCGTACGCCGCGAGACTGAGGACGACCTGTTGGCTACAGACGTGGGTGATGAGCAGTGA